The following proteins are encoded in a genomic region of Bacteroidota bacterium:
- a CDS encoding RluA family pseudouridine synthase: MMKFQLTDEVFLFDFLCTKFSESSKNKIKKWVKNQCVSYNGEVVTDLRKKLQAGGELTVDTHGGNREADYNISFKIYYEDPQLIVVEKPVGISTAGQESNRTMLNAVNAYLEKKSKGQSRAFVVHRLDKEVSGVLLFARSRKTMDWLKEHWQQTEKFYLALVEGRPEKPEGTIQGWLREGAKQKVYSTSSEIGAKYAITHYRIIRELDNYSLLEVKIDTGRKNQIRVHLSEIGCPIVGDYKYGASPYPLRRVRLHACSFTFPHPLTGKMIRIESPMPKNFLVLKNEDENYKN; this comes from the coding sequence ATGATGAAATTCCAATTAACAGATGAAGTTTTTTTGTTTGATTTTTTATGTACAAAGTTTAGTGAATCTTCAAAAAATAAAATTAAAAAATGGGTTAAAAATCAATGCGTAAGTTATAATGGAGAGGTGGTTACTGACCTGAGAAAAAAACTTCAGGCCGGTGGCGAATTGACTGTGGATACTCATGGCGGGAACAGGGAAGCAGATTATAATATTTCCTTTAAGATATATTATGAAGATCCTCAGTTGATTGTGGTTGAAAAACCGGTGGGTATATCTACTGCAGGCCAGGAAAGTAACCGGACGATGCTCAATGCGGTTAATGCTTACCTGGAGAAAAAATCCAAAGGGCAGTCCAGGGCTTTTGTGGTTCATCGTTTAGATAAAGAAGTATCGGGCGTACTTCTTTTTGCAAGGAGCAGAAAGACGATGGATTGGTTAAAAGAACACTGGCAACAGACTGAGAAATTCTATCTTGCACTGGTGGAAGGAAGGCCTGAGAAACCTGAGGGGACTATCCAGGGTTGGCTCAGGGAGGGGGCAAAGCAAAAAGTTTACTCCACTTCTTCCGAAATAGGAGCCAAATATGCAATCACTCATTACCGGATTATCCGTGAACTGGATAATTATTCCCTGCTTGAAGTAAAAATTGATACCGGGCGGAAAAACCAGATCCGGGTACATCTTTCTGAAATAGGTTGCCCCATTGTAGGTGATTATAAATATGGCGCAAGTCCTTATCCCTTGCGGAGAGTACGCCTTCATGCCTGCTCCTTTACTTTTCCCCATCCGCTGACCGGGAAGATGATACGCATTGAATCTCCCATGCCCAAAAACTTTCTTGTTCTCAAAAATGAAGATGAAAATTATAAGAACTAA
- the tilS gene encoding tRNA lysidine(34) synthetase TilS, giving the protein MIREFQNFIDKNQLFDRKQKILLTVSGGIDSISMLHLFHKVGIDIGVAHCNFMLRGEESDEDEIFVRNMAAMLAVPFYVIRFNTWEYARQEGISIEMAARDLRYKWFEEIRVQYKYDYIATAHNLNDVVETFFLNIVRGTGIKGLTGIKPKSNHLIRPMLFASRRQIEAYCLEHDLHFREDSSNASVKFSRNKIRHLILPVLEKINPNFLQTAVENIQRLSETEQIYFSKVGEVKKQVCFEKEGSFYIDLNKMKEIEPQSSYLYEFLVPFNFSRDNVAEIIEAMDGIPGKQFFSSTHRLLKDRNYLIITGIKKQADLKYYIDEGMTLINGPVKLKLRVIKKEEGFKLPLNSQIACLDYDRITFPLILRHWQKGDYFRPLGMKDIKKLSDYFIDNKLSLIEKEQAWLLTSENKIVWIVGRRLDDRYKITDRTQNILVIEPCQD; this is encoded by the coding sequence ATGATCAGGGAATTTCAGAACTTTATTGACAAAAATCAGTTATTCGACAGAAAACAGAAGATCTTGCTGACGGTCAGCGGGGGAATTGATTCCATCTCCATGCTGCATTTGTTTCATAAAGTCGGCATAGATATTGGCGTAGCCCATTGTAACTTTATGCTGAGGGGGGAAGAATCTGACGAAGATGAAATATTTGTCAGGAATATGGCGGCCATGCTTGCTGTCCCTTTTTATGTAATACGGTTTAATACCTGGGAATATGCCCGGCAGGAAGGAATATCCATTGAAATGGCTGCCCGTGATTTGCGCTATAAATGGTTCGAGGAGATAAGGGTTCAATATAAATATGATTATATCGCCACTGCCCATAACTTAAATGACGTAGTGGAAACATTTTTCCTGAACATTGTACGGGGTACGGGAATTAAAGGGCTTACCGGCATCAAACCCAAAAGCAATCACCTGATTCGCCCTATGCTGTTTGCTTCCAGAAGGCAGATTGAAGCCTACTGCCTTGAACATGATTTGCATTTCCGGGAAGATTCAAGCAATGCTTCCGTAAAGTTCTCGAGAAATAAAATCAGACATTTGATCCTGCCTGTTTTAGAGAAGATAAATCCCAATTTCCTGCAGACCGCCGTAGAGAATATCCAACGTTTGTCGGAAACGGAACAGATTTACTTTTCGAAAGTCGGGGAGGTGAAAAAACAGGTTTGCTTTGAGAAAGAAGGATCGTTTTATATTGATCTTAATAAGATGAAAGAGATAGAGCCCCAATCAAGCTATCTCTATGAATTTCTGGTGCCCTTCAATTTTTCCAGGGATAATGTCGCCGAAATTATCGAAGCAATGGATGGAATTCCCGGTAAGCAATTTTTCTCTTCTACTCACCGGTTATTAAAAGACAGAAATTACCTGATTATAACCGGGATCAAAAAACAGGCAGATCTGAAATATTACATAGATGAGGGAATGACACTAATTAATGGTCCTGTTAAACTAAAGCTCAGGGTTATCAAAAAAGAAGAAGGTTTTAAATTGCCTTTAAACTCTCAGATAGCCTGTCTTGATTATGACCGGATTACTTTTCCCCTGATTTTGCGCCATTGGCAAAAGGGGGATTATTTCCGTCCTTTGGGCATGAAAGACATCAAAAAACTCAGCGATTATTTTATTGACAACAAACTTTCGCTGATAGAAAAAGAACAGGCCTGGCTTCTTACTTCTGAGAACAAGATTGTCTGGATTGTAGGCCGCCGGCTTGATGACCGTTACAAGATTACAGACAGGACCCAAAATATTCTTGTTATTGAACCTTGCCAGGATTAA
- a CDS encoding prephenate dehydrogenase/arogenate dehydrogenase family protein gives MGSWFVESLCLDYEVAVYDSDATRLKYFFHCFRFTSLNEIEEFKPDLLINCVSLQNTFRSFDEVMPYLPEACIVSDICSVKTGLFDYYQKCKHRFVSTHPMFGPTFANIKELSDQNAIIITESDEEGKLFFRNFYRSFNLKIYDYSFKVHDQMIAYSLCVPFSSTFVFAACMKKQEAPGTTFKKHLAIAKGLMSENNYLLSEILQSPYALEQVEKISKKLSYLIELIKNKDTKGMHDFFKMLRENIS, from the coding sequence ATGGGTTCGTGGTTTGTCGAATCCCTCTGCCTGGATTATGAAGTAGCTGTATATGACAGCGATGCAACAAGGTTGAAATATTTTTTCCATTGCTTTCGTTTCACTTCCCTGAATGAAATCGAAGAATTCAAACCCGACCTGCTGATTAATTGTGTAAGCCTGCAAAATACATTCCGCTCATTTGATGAAGTGATGCCCTATTTGCCGGAGGCCTGTATAGTTTCAGATATTTGCTCTGTCAAAACCGGCCTGTTTGATTATTACCAAAAATGCAAACACCGTTTTGTTTCCACCCATCCCATGTTTGGGCCTACCTTTGCCAATATCAAAGAATTGAGTGACCAGAATGCCATTATCATTACTGAATCGGATGAAGAAGGCAAGCTGTTTTTCCGCAATTTCTACCGTTCCTTTAATTTAAAAATATACGACTATTCCTTTAAAGTACACGACCAGATGATAGCTTATTCACTGTGCGTGCCCTTTTCTTCGACTTTTGTTTTTGCAGCCTGCATGAAAAAACAGGAAGCACCGGGTACGACCTTTAAAAAACATTTAGCTATCGCCAAAGGCCTGATGTCTGAAAATAATTATCTGCTCTCTGAAATCCTTCAAAGCCCTTATGCCCTCGAACAGGTAGAAAAAATCAGTAAAAAACTTTCATACCTGATTGAACTGATCAAAAACAAGGATACAAAAGGAATGCACGACTTCTTTAAAATGTTGCGGGAGAATATAAGTTAA